A stretch of the Sinorhizobium alkalisoli genome encodes the following:
- a CDS encoding Fic family protein, producing MGYIHDRDGWPRFVWSNDALAGPLAAVRHQQGRLLGRMEALGFDFRAEAVLYTLTEDVVKSSEIEGEILDKEQVRSSIARRLGLDIGALAPADRHVEGVVEMMLDATQNYEAPLSDERLFAWHAALFPTGRSGMTKIIVGAWRDESSGPMQVVSGPMGRERVHFEAPAAERLPEETAAFLSWFNGQVSHDPVLKAAIAHLWFVTIHPFEDGNGRIARAIADMALARSEGTSQRFYSMPAQIRQERKDYYTILEMTQKGDLDITGWLLWFLGCLNRAFDGAEKILANVLRKARFWEAHTGQLSERQRKVVNRLLEGFEGKLTSSKWAKLTQTSPDTALRDINDLVARGILIREASGGRSTSYSLAAVEEIPN from the coding sequence TTGGGTTATATTCACGACCGGGATGGCTGGCCGAGATTTGTCTGGAGTAACGATGCTCTGGCGGGGCCATTAGCGGCAGTCCGACATCAGCAAGGGCGCCTACTCGGGCGGATGGAAGCGCTGGGCTTTGATTTTCGTGCTGAAGCGGTTCTCTACACGCTAACTGAAGACGTTGTGAAGTCCAGTGAGATCGAGGGCGAGATTCTCGACAAGGAGCAGGTCCGCTCCTCCATCGCCCGCCGACTCGGCCTCGACATTGGTGCGCTCGCTCCTGCCGACCGCCACGTCGAGGGCGTCGTTGAGATGATGCTGGATGCCACCCAGAACTATGAGGCTCCGCTCTCCGATGAGCGGCTGTTTGCTTGGCATGCCGCGCTATTTCCGACCGGCCGCAGCGGCATGACAAAGATCATTGTTGGTGCCTGGCGTGATGAAAGTTCTGGCCCAATGCAGGTGGTCTCTGGGCCAATGGGACGAGAGAGGGTCCATTTCGAGGCGCCTGCAGCTGAACGACTTCCAGAAGAGACGGCTGCATTTCTTTCCTGGTTCAACGGGCAAGTGTCGCACGACCCGGTCCTGAAAGCAGCAATCGCGCATTTGTGGTTTGTTACCATACACCCTTTCGAGGATGGCAATGGCCGCATTGCGCGCGCTATCGCCGATATGGCGCTCGCCAGATCAGAAGGCACCTCGCAGCGCTTCTACAGTATGCCCGCGCAGATTCGGCAGGAGAGGAAGGACTACTACACCATCCTCGAGATGACGCAGAAGGGCGATCTCGATATCACCGGCTGGCTTCTGTGGTTTCTCGGTTGCCTCAATCGAGCCTTTGACGGCGCCGAAAAAATTCTCGCCAATGTGCTCCGCAAGGCGCGCTTTTGGGAAGCGCACACCGGCCAGCTTAGTGAGCGCCAGCGCAAGGTCGTCAATCGACTTCTCGAGGGCTTTGAGGGCAAATTAACGTCGTCCAAGTGGGCCAAGCTAACGCAGACCTCACCGGACACCGCCCTGCGCGACATCAACGACCTAGTGGCACGCGGAATTCTCATTCGGGAAGCAAGCGGAGGGCGGAGTACCAGCTACTCTCTGGCTGCTGTCGAAGAGATTCCGAACTGA
- a CDS encoding 3-carboxy-cis,cis-muconate cycloisomerase: protein MTYSAFDHPYLSGLLGDEAVAAEFSVAADIRAMLSFEAALARAEARHAIIPEAAADRITAACRGFSPDVAALRRETAIDGVVVPELVRQLRRAVGEEAADYVHFGATSQDVIDTSLMLRLKAIAGLFSGRLGAVISALEECGQQWGPRPLTARTRMQAAIPITVADRLHSWLEPLLDQQDRLDAMEASAFAVQFGGAAGTLDKLEDKADQVRETLAEELSLVDWPQWHSQRSAIADFVHLLSLVTGSLGKFGQDVALMAQAGDEIVLSGGGASSAMPHKENPVAAEVLVSLARFNATQVSGIHHALVHEQERSGAAWTLEWLLLPQIVGATAASLRLGLELAANIRRLGSV from the coding sequence ATGACCTATTCGGCCTTCGACCATCCCTATCTTTCCGGCCTTCTCGGCGACGAGGCGGTGGCGGCGGAGTTTTCAGTCGCTGCCGACATCCGCGCCATGCTCTCCTTCGAGGCGGCGCTGGCGCGGGCCGAGGCGCGGCATGCCATAATACCGGAGGCTGCGGCCGATCGCATTACGGCCGCCTGCCGGGGCTTTTCCCCCGATGTCGCGGCGCTGCGGCGGGAAACGGCGATCGACGGGGTCGTGGTGCCGGAGCTCGTGCGGCAGTTGCGCCGCGCCGTCGGCGAAGAAGCGGCTGACTACGTGCATTTCGGCGCCACCAGCCAGGATGTGATCGACACCAGCCTGATGCTGCGCCTGAAGGCGATCGCCGGACTCTTCTCCGGCCGACTCGGGGCCGTGATATCGGCACTCGAGGAATGCGGACAGCAATGGGGGCCGCGGCCGCTCACCGCCCGCACGCGCATGCAGGCGGCCATTCCGATCACCGTCGCCGATCGCCTGCATTCCTGGCTCGAACCGCTGCTCGACCAGCAGGACAGGCTCGATGCCATGGAGGCGAGCGCTTTTGCCGTGCAGTTCGGCGGCGCGGCCGGCACGCTCGACAAGCTTGAGGACAAGGCCGATCAGGTGCGCGAAACGCTCGCGGAGGAGCTTTCCCTGGTCGATTGGCCGCAATGGCACAGCCAGCGCTCCGCCATCGCCGATTTCGTCCACCTCTTGTCGCTTGTCACCGGCAGCCTCGGCAAGTTCGGCCAGGACGTGGCGCTGATGGCGCAGGCCGGCGACGAGATCGTGCTTTCCGGCGGCGGCGCCTCCTCGGCCATGCCGCACAAGGAGAACCCGGTCGCAGCCGAGGTGCTGGTGAGCCTCGCACGCTTCAACGCTACGCAGGTTTCCGGCATCCATCACGCGCTGGTGCACGAGCAGGAGCGCTCCGGCGCGGCCTGGACGCTCGAATGGCTGCTGTTGCCGCAGATCGTCGGCGCGACGGCGGCCTCGCTTAGACTCGGTCTCGAGCTTGCAGCCAATATCCGCCGGCTCGGAAGCGTGTGA
- the pcaG gene encoding protocatechuate 3,4-dioxygenase subunit alpha, which produces MVQDLGYLKETASQTAGPYVHIGLTPNFCGIPGVYESDLGSAMVNDKTLGERITVTGRVIDGAGVPLKDALIEIWQADAAGLYNSPSELRGHADPNFAGWGRCPTGADDGVFTFRTVKPGRVPARDGRPMAPHITFWIIARGINLGLHTRMYFPDEPAANAEDPLLGRIEHRHRTQTLVAGGTAPNYVFDIHLQGEKETVFLDI; this is translated from the coding sequence ATGGTACAGGATCTTGGCTACCTCAAGGAAACCGCATCGCAGACGGCGGGTCCCTATGTGCATATCGGGCTCACGCCCAACTTCTGCGGCATCCCGGGCGTCTATGAAAGCGATCTCGGCTCGGCGATGGTGAATGACAAGACGCTTGGCGAACGCATCACCGTGACCGGCCGGGTGATCGACGGCGCGGGCGTGCCGCTCAAGGATGCGCTCATCGAGATCTGGCAGGCCGATGCCGCCGGCCTCTACAATTCGCCCTCGGAACTCCGTGGGCACGCGGACCCGAACTTTGCCGGCTGGGGCCGCTGCCCGACCGGCGCCGATGATGGCGTCTTTACCTTCCGGACCGTCAAGCCGGGTCGTGTGCCGGCGAGGGACGGACGCCCGATGGCCCCGCATATTACCTTCTGGATCATCGCCCGCGGGATCAATCTCGGCCTGCACACGCGCATGTATTTCCCGGACGAGCCGGCCGCGAATGCCGAGGATCCGTTGCTCGGCCGGATCGAGCATCGCCACCGCACCCAAACGCTTGTCGCCGGCGGCACGGCGCCTAATTATGTCTTCGACATTCACCTCCAGGGCGAGAAGGAAACGGTGTTCCTGGATATATGA